From one Lotus japonicus ecotype B-129 chromosome 3, LjGifu_v1.2 genomic stretch:
- the LOC130748869 gene encoding pentatricopeptide repeat-containing protein At4g25270, chloroplastic-like, which translates to MVTSITNISDAGFPFLHTSIEKSQNSNQPQSPTLKFTHFKAKDTQPLQQKPNVQLNLDQTQQIHGHFIKTSSSCSFQLPILALGYYSSGAAIYSFLITSYIKNNCPENAVKIYTYMRRTDTEVDSFIVPSVLKACSLIPSFQLGEEVHDFVVKNGFHGDVFVCNALIMMYGEGGSLGYARQLFDKMVGKDVVSWSTMIRSYGRNRLLDEALDLLKDMRVAGVKPSEIAMISKSSTSRLPKGER; encoded by the exons ATGGTTACAAGCATTACCAACATCTCTGATGCTGGTTTTCCATTCCTTCATACCTCAATTGAAAAATCCCAAAATTCTAATCAGCCCCAATCCCCCACTTTGAAATTCACTCACTTCAAAGCAAAAGATACACAACCACTCCAACAAAAACCAAATGTGCAGCTCAACTTGGACCAAACACAACAAATCCATGGCCACTTCATCAAAACCAGTTCTAGTTGCAGTTTTCAACTCCCTATTCTTGCACTTGGATACTATTCAAGTGGTGCAGCAATTTACAGCTTCCTCATAACATCTTACATAAAAAACAACTGCCCTGAAAATGCAGTGAAAATCTATACCTATATGCGTCGAACGGACACTGAAGTGGATAGCTTCATTGTCCCATCAGTTCTCAAAGCATGCTCTCTCATACCTTCATTCCAACTAGGAGAAGAGGTGCACGATTTCGTGGTGAAAAATGGATTCCATGGGGATGTTTTTGTATGTAACGCGTTAATCATGATGTATGGCGAGGGTGGGAGCCTGGGATATGCACGCCAATTGTTTGATAAAATGGTTGGCAAAGATGTTGTTTCTTGGAGTACTATGATTAGGAGCTATGGTAGGAATAGGTTGCTTGATGAGGCATTGGATCTTTTGAAGGATATGCGTGTTGCGGGAGTAAAGCCTAGTGAAATCGCAATGATAA GTAAAAGCTCCACGTCAAGGCTTCCGAAAGGGGAAAGGTAG
- the LOC130743518 gene encoding pentatricopeptide repeat-containing protein At1g71460, chloroplastic-like, with protein MLFCVHHLIVVAYPCSKSSNQMQTSVSTSASLSLPLPPHSFPPIPNTFPLSNFKPLSLSSQQQKEPLPSPSTPPHTKPPHPNDPSSLIQLHFKRGNVDLARQVFEESPRRSVSAWNAMISGLAHNGFPREALEYVRLMLEEGKRPNWITMMVILPICAKLRTLKQGKEVHAYALKRRFLPHVTMVSSLMVMYSKCGVIGYSIRLFDGMEKKNVILWTAMIDSCVENGFLNEALAVMRSMQLTRQRADTVTLTRMLCVCGELRRVKLGKEVHGQVLKLGFASVHYVAAELINMYGACGVFDNAKLVFGAVPDKGSMTWTALIRAYGYKEWYREAIDLFDLMMSNGCSPNTFTFEAVLSICDRAGFVEDAFRFFDLMSTYEIEASKEHCTFMVQLLTRYGKLDEAQRFLEMSPSL; from the coding sequence ATGTTATTCTGTGTGCATCACTTGATTGTGGTGGCATATCCATGTTCCAAATCCTCCAACCAAATGCAAACCTCTGTTTCAACCTCTGCATCTCTTTCACTCCCTCTTCCTCCTCACTCCTTCCCTCCAATTCCAAACACTTTCCCCCTCTCCAACTTCAAACCTCTCTCCCTATCATCACAACAACAAAAAGAACCACTTCCCTCACCCTCAACACCACCTCACACAAAACCCCCACACCCCAATGACCCTTCTTCTCTCATCCAGTTACACTTCAAGCGTGGGAACGTTGACCTCGCGCGCCAAGTGTTTGAGGAAAGTCCCCGCAGAAGCGTTAGTGCTTGGAATGCCATGATCTCCGGTCTTGCTCACAATGGCTTTCCGAGGGAAGCGTTGGAATATGTGAGGCTAATGTTAGAGGAAGGAAAAAGGCCGAATTGGATTACCATGATGGTGATTCTTCCCATTTGTGCTAAGTTGAGGACACTGAAACAAGGGAAGGAGGTTCATGCTTATGCTTTGAAACGTCGGTTCCTGCCTCACGTGACCATGGTTTCTTCGTTGATGGTGATGTACTCGAAGTGCGGCGTGATTGGGTATTCCATTAGGCTGTTTGATGGAATGGAGAAAAAGAATGTGATTTTGTGGACGGCCATGATTGATTCGTGTGTGGAAAATGGGTTTCTGAATGAAGCTCTTGCTGTCATGAGGTCAATGCAATTGACGCGGCAGAGGGCAGACACGGTTACCTTAACGAGGATGTTGTGTGTTTGTGGCGAACTGAGACGCGTGAAGCTCGGGAAGGAGGTCCATGGGCAGGTTTTGAAACTGGGTTTTGCATCAGTGCATTATGTCGCTGCAGAACTTATCAACATGTATGGGGCTTGTGGAGTTTTTGATAATGCAAAGCTGGTGTTTGGTGCTGTTCCTGATAAAGGTTCAATGACATGGACTGCTCTTATAAGGGCATATGGATATAAAGAATGGTATCGAGAAGCAATTGACCTTTTCGATCTGATGATGTCGAATGGTTGTTCTCCAAACACCTTCACTTTTGAAGCTGTTCTTTCTATTTGCGATAGGGCTGGGTTTGTTGAAGATGCTTTTAGGTTCTTTGATTTAATGTCTACATATGAAATTGAAGCATCCAAGGAACACTGTACTTTTATGGTTCAACTTCTTACCCGCTATGGTAAACTAGATGAGGCTCAAAGATTTTTAGAAATGAGTCCTTCCTTGTAG